The Cohnella abietis genome has a segment encoding these proteins:
- a CDS encoding methionine ABC transporter permease: MRDDLLDLLWNAFCQTLYMLVWSSFFSIILGLLLGITLVVTEKGNVLEARIVHRIVSVIINGVRSLPFIILIVLLLPVARWVVGTSLGPTAAIVSLSIGAAPFLGRIIESSLKEVALGKIEAAKAFGASPFDIIFRVLIPEALPALVRSLTIAIIAVTELTAVAGAIGAGGLGSLAIRFGYMRFREDIMFSTVAIIILMVQIIQWTGDYIAKSINRRRYKLD, encoded by the coding sequence ATGAGAGACGATCTGCTTGATCTACTATGGAATGCTTTTTGTCAGACGCTCTATATGCTCGTATGGTCATCATTTTTCTCTATTATATTAGGTTTATTGCTTGGAATAACGCTAGTGGTTACGGAAAAAGGGAACGTGCTAGAGGCGCGGATAGTCCACAGGATTGTTAGCGTCATTATTAATGGAGTGCGTTCGCTCCCATTCATTATATTAATCGTTCTGCTTTTACCTGTTGCGAGATGGGTAGTAGGTACCTCACTTGGACCTACTGCTGCGATTGTCTCGTTATCCATCGGGGCAGCCCCCTTCCTTGGGCGAATCATTGAGAGCTCTCTGAAGGAAGTGGCTTTGGGCAAAATCGAAGCGGCTAAGGCCTTTGGGGCTTCTCCCTTCGACATTATTTTCCGAGTATTAATTCCTGAGGCTTTACCAGCATTAGTTCGGAGTCTGACTATTGCAATTATCGCAGTTACTGAGCTAACAGCGGTAGCTGGGGCCATAGGAGCAGGAGGACTTGGGAGTCTCGCCATCAGGTTTGGTTACATGAGATTCAGGGAAGATATTATGTTTTCTACCGTGGCTATTATTATTTTGATGGTGCAGATCATTCAGTGGACAGGCGATTATATTGCTAAATCGATTAACAGAAGACGTTATAAACTGGATTAG